A genomic region of Roseateles amylovorans contains the following coding sequences:
- a CDS encoding ABC transporter permease, which yields MLLIVDAICLPGFWHLEIKDGHLYGPLIDILNRAAPLMLASLGMSLVIATRGIDVSVGAVVAIAATVAAMLVNAGQPMTVAYAAALGAALLCGAWNGVLVAGLKLQPIIATLILMVAGRGLAQLLADGQILTVYQPSFFVLGGGYWLGLPISLWVVAAVAVTTTTLLRKTALGLFVQAVGLNPVASRLAGLRTGTLIFGTYVFAATCAGLAGLMIASNIKSADANNAGLLLELDAILAVTLGGASLAGGKYHLAGSLVGALIIQTLTTTIYSLGVPPEINMVVKAMVVFLLCILQSSELQPMARRALQAIRPTKRPPPGGPR from the coding sequence ATGTTGTTGATCGTGGATGCGATCTGCCTGCCCGGCTTCTGGCATCTGGAAATCAAGGACGGCCACCTCTATGGACCGCTGATCGACATCCTCAACCGCGCGGCGCCATTGATGCTGGCGTCGCTGGGCATGAGCCTGGTGATCGCCACGCGGGGGATTGATGTGTCGGTCGGCGCGGTGGTGGCGATTGCGGCCACGGTGGCGGCGATGCTGGTCAACGCCGGCCAGCCGATGACGGTGGCCTATGCGGCGGCGCTGGGCGCCGCGCTGCTGTGCGGCGCCTGGAATGGTGTGCTGGTGGCGGGGCTGAAGCTGCAGCCGATCATCGCGACCTTGATTCTGATGGTCGCGGGTCGGGGATTGGCGCAACTGCTGGCGGACGGGCAGATCCTGACCGTCTACCAACCCAGCTTCTTCGTGCTGGGCGGCGGCTACTGGCTGGGCCTGCCGATCTCGCTGTGGGTGGTGGCGGCAGTGGCCGTGACCACCACGACGCTGCTGCGCAAGACGGCATTGGGACTGTTCGTGCAGGCGGTCGGACTGAATCCGGTCGCCTCGCGACTGGCCGGTCTGCGCACCGGCACGCTGATCTTCGGCACCTATGTGTTTGCGGCGACCTGTGCGGGACTGGCCGGTCTGATGATCGCCTCCAACATCAAGAGCGCCGACGCCAACAACGCGGGCCTGCTGCTGGAACTGGATGCGATCCTGGCGGTGACCCTGGGCGGGGCGTCGTTGGCGGGGGGCAAGTACCACCTGGCGGGCAGCCTCGTCGGTGCGCTGATCATCCAGACCCTGACCACCACGATCTATTCGCTGGGCGTGCCGCCCGAAATCAACATGGTGGTGAAGGCGATGGTGGTGTTCCTGCTGTGCATCTTGCAATCGAGCGAGCTGCAGCCGATGGCGCGCCGCGCGCTGCAGGCGATCCGTCCCACCAAGCGGCCACCACCCGGAGGCCCGCGATGA
- a CDS encoding sugar ABC transporter ATP-binding protein has translation MKRESADSPLLVLEHIDKGFPGVQALSGVGLRLFGGEIHALMGQNGAGKSTLIKVLTGLYAPDAGRIRLSGQDIAPRSTAEAQDLGISTVYQEVNLCPNLSVAENLFIGRYPRCFGQIDWKRMRERSRVLLAELELDIDVDAPLARYSLSVQQMVAIARALNISAQVLILDEPTSSLDEAAVQHLFRVMRRLRDQGMAILFVTHFLEQVYAVSDRITVMRNGRTEGEYHAAELGRLELVQRMVGPHVASGAERTDACAAEGPPVLRTHGLARRGVLQPLDLEIRRGEVMGLCGLLGSGRTETARLLFGADTADAGEIEINGRRQRMASPRQAIAEGLAFCSEDRKVEGAVLALSVRENIILALQARQGWWRAMPLRRQRALAEDYVRRLGIKTADIDTPIGLLSGGNQQKALLARWLLTRPQLLILDEPTRGIDVRAKEEIMDEVRRLCAVREDPATPGTNWRQATPGASESASAIAEPAVSAEDRRMAVLFISSELPEVLRCSDRLMVMRERRAGGVYSRGELDDQSVLEVIAGDGGARRD, from the coding sequence TTGAAACGGGAAAGCGCAGATTCGCCGCTGCTGGTGCTGGAGCACATCGACAAGGGATTTCCTGGCGTGCAGGCCTTGTCCGGTGTGGGCCTGCGCCTGTTCGGCGGCGAGATCCATGCGCTGATGGGCCAGAACGGCGCGGGCAAGTCCACGCTGATCAAGGTGCTGACCGGCCTGTATGCGCCGGACGCCGGGCGCATCCGGCTGAGCGGCCAGGACATCGCCCCGCGCAGCACGGCGGAGGCTCAGGACCTGGGCATCAGCACCGTCTATCAGGAGGTGAACCTCTGCCCCAACCTGTCGGTGGCGGAGAACCTGTTCATCGGCCGCTATCCGCGATGCTTCGGCCAGATCGACTGGAAGCGGATGCGCGAGCGGTCGCGGGTGCTGCTTGCGGAGCTGGAACTCGACATCGATGTGGATGCGCCGCTGGCGCGGTATTCGCTCTCGGTGCAGCAGATGGTGGCGATCGCGCGGGCGCTGAACATCTCGGCCCAGGTGCTGATCCTGGACGAGCCCACCTCCAGCCTGGACGAGGCCGCGGTGCAGCATCTGTTCCGGGTGATGCGCCGGCTGCGTGACCAGGGCATGGCCATCCTGTTCGTGACCCATTTTCTGGAGCAGGTGTATGCGGTGTCCGACCGCATCACGGTGATGCGCAACGGCCGCACCGAAGGCGAATACCACGCGGCCGAACTCGGTCGCCTGGAGCTGGTGCAGCGGATGGTCGGGCCGCATGTGGCGTCGGGCGCCGAGCGCACCGACGCCTGCGCCGCCGAGGGTCCGCCGGTGCTGCGCACCCATGGGTTGGCGCGTCGCGGTGTCTTGCAGCCCTTGGATCTGGAAATCCGTCGCGGCGAGGTGATGGGCCTGTGCGGCCTGCTGGGATCGGGCCGCACCGAGACCGCACGGCTGCTGTTCGGCGCCGACACCGCCGACGCCGGTGAGATCGAGATCAATGGCCGGCGACAGCGCATGGCCTCGCCCCGACAGGCCATCGCCGAAGGCCTGGCCTTCTGCTCCGAGGACCGGAAGGTCGAGGGCGCGGTGCTGGCGCTGTCGGTGCGGGAGAACATCATCCTCGCGCTGCAGGCCCGTCAGGGCTGGTGGCGCGCGATGCCGTTGCGTCGGCAGCGCGCCCTGGCGGAGGACTATGTCCGCCGCCTCGGCATCAAGACCGCCGACATCGACACGCCGATCGGCCTGCTCTCCGGCGGCAATCAACAGAAGGCCCTGCTGGCGCGCTGGCTGCTGACGCGACCGCAGTTGCTGATCCTGGACGAACCGACCCGCGGCATCGACGTGCGCGCCAAGGAAGAAATCATGGATGAGGTCCGCCGCCTGTGTGCGGTGCGGGAAGACCCGGCGACGCCCGGGACGAATTGGCGACAAGCCACGCCCGGCGCGAGCGAATCCGCCTCCGCCATCGCCGAGCCCGCAGTCTCGGCGGAGGATCGCCGGATGGCGGTGCTCTTCATTTCGTCCGAGCTGCCCGAGGTCCTGCGCTGCAGCGACCGGTTGATGGTGATGCGGGAGCGCCGCGCCGGCGGTGTGTATTCACGCGGCGAACTGGATGACCAATCGGTGCTGGAAGTGATTGCAGGCGATGGCGGAGCCCGACGTGATTGA
- a CDS encoding ABC transporter substrate-binding protein — translation MLKTRRHLLGATALALTLGPVLSVHAADAPLVLGFSQVGAESEWRTANTASIKDAAKQAGITLKFADAQQKQENQVKAIRSFIAQKVDVIAFSPVVESGWDTVLREAKNAKIPVILTDRAVNVTDPSLYVTFIGSDFVEEGRKAGRWVLDWAKKTVPQGEVNIVELQGTVGSAPAIDRKKGFEEIIKADPRIKIVRSQSGDFTRAKGKEVMEAFLKAKDKKIHLLYAHNDDMAIGAIQAIEEAGLKPVKDIAIVSIDGVRGAFEAMVAGKLNVTIECNPLLGPQLMQLAKDVKAGKTLPKRITTEEGVFTADVAAQELPKRKY, via the coding sequence ATGTTGAAGACTCGCCGCCATCTTCTGGGCGCGACCGCGCTCGCCCTGACGCTCGGCCCGGTGCTGAGCGTTCACGCTGCCGATGCACCCTTGGTGCTGGGCTTCAGCCAGGTGGGTGCCGAAAGTGAATGGCGCACCGCCAACACCGCCTCGATCAAGGACGCCGCCAAGCAGGCCGGCATCACGCTGAAATTCGCCGATGCGCAGCAAAAGCAGGAGAACCAGGTCAAGGCGATCCGCAGCTTCATTGCGCAGAAGGTGGATGTGATCGCGTTCTCGCCGGTGGTGGAGTCCGGCTGGGACACGGTGCTGCGCGAAGCCAAGAACGCCAAGATCCCGGTGATCCTGACCGACCGCGCGGTGAACGTGACCGACCCGTCGCTGTATGTGACCTTCATCGGCTCGGACTTCGTCGAGGAAGGCCGCAAGGCCGGCCGCTGGGTGCTGGACTGGGCCAAGAAGACGGTGCCCCAGGGCGAGGTCAACATCGTGGAGCTGCAAGGCACCGTGGGCTCGGCGCCGGCGATCGATCGCAAGAAGGGCTTCGAGGAAATCATCAAGGCCGATCCGCGCATCAAGATCGTGCGCTCGCAGTCGGGCGACTTCACCCGTGCCAAGGGCAAGGAAGTGATGGAGGCCTTCCTCAAGGCCAAGGACAAGAAGATCCACCTGCTCTATGCGCACAACGATGACATGGCCATCGGCGCCATCCAGGCGATCGAGGAAGCCGGTCTGAAGCCGGTGAAGGACATCGCGATCGTGTCGATCGACGGCGTGCGCGGCGCCTTCGAGGCGATGGTGGCCGGCAAGCTGAATGTGACCATCGAATGCAATCCGCTGCTGGGACCGCAGCTGATGCAACTGGCCAAGGATGTGAAGGCCGGCAAGACCCTGCCCAAGCGGATCACGACCGAAGAAGGCGTGTTCACGGCGGACGTCGCCGCGCAGGAACTGCCCAAGCGCAAGTACTGA
- a CDS encoding LysR family transcriptional regulator → MNDAPNPNWFLRARLKTRQLLLLIALDDHRNIHRASEALCMTQPAASKQLKDLEDMLEVKLFERLPRGMEPTLFGETMIRHARMALTSLAAAHEDIVALKKGLTGQVDVGVIMTPGMSMLPKAIARIKSTAPLLRIGVQMDTSKVLLNLLQRGELDFMIGRIIEEDGAGGLHYEELTGEPACAVARLGHPLLLRRDLSLADLATQPWILPPPGSVLRHRWELMFRRAALAPPSDVVDTTALLVITALLQHTDALHVMPLEVARYYASLNALAILPIELPCAMDAFGIITREGHLLSPGARALLEQVRSVAKEVG, encoded by the coding sequence ATGAACGACGCTCCCAATCCCAACTGGTTCCTGCGTGCGCGGCTCAAGACCCGCCAGTTGCTGCTGCTGATCGCGCTGGACGACCACCGCAACATCCATCGGGCCTCCGAGGCCTTGTGCATGACCCAGCCCGCGGCCTCCAAGCAGCTCAAGGACCTGGAGGACATGCTGGAGGTGAAGCTGTTCGAGCGCCTGCCGCGCGGCATGGAGCCGACGCTCTTCGGCGAGACCATGATCCGCCATGCCCGCATGGCCTTGACCAGCCTGGCCGCTGCGCATGAGGACATCGTGGCGCTGAAGAAGGGGCTGACCGGGCAGGTGGACGTCGGCGTGATCATGACCCCCGGCATGTCGATGCTGCCCAAGGCCATCGCCCGCATCAAGTCGACGGCGCCGCTGCTGCGCATCGGCGTGCAGATGGACACCAGCAAGGTACTTCTGAACCTGCTGCAGCGCGGCGAGCTCGACTTCATGATCGGCCGCATCATCGAGGAGGACGGCGCCGGCGGGCTGCACTATGAGGAGCTCACCGGCGAGCCGGCGTGCGCGGTGGCGCGACTCGGTCACCCGCTGCTGTTGCGCCGGGACCTGAGCCTGGCCGACCTGGCCACCCAGCCCTGGATCCTGCCGCCGCCCGGGAGTGTTCTGCGGCACCGCTGGGAGCTGATGTTCCGCCGGGCGGCGCTGGCGCCGCCTTCCGATGTGGTGGACACCACCGCCTTGCTGGTCATCACCGCCTTGCTTCAGCACACCGACGCCTTGCATGTCATGCCGTTGGAAGTGGCCCGCTACTACGCCTCGCTGAATGCGCTGGCCATCCTGCCGATCGAGCTGCCCTGCGCGATGGATGCGTTCGGCATCATCACGCGGGAAGGGCATCTGCTGTCGCCGGGGGCGCGGGCCTTGCTGGAGCAGGTCCGCAGCGTCGCGAAGGAAGTCGGCTGA
- the yjfF gene encoding galactofuranose ABC transporter, permease protein YjfF — MNRWLHHPAFSAQVTVALLLLLLIAGGIRYPGFAAPQVMLNLLIDNAYLLVLAVGMSLVILSGGIDLSVGAVLALSTTVAAWLLQQAQWSAPAVMVVVLAGGALFGMLQGALIHFFRLQPFIVTLAGMFLARGLCYVISVDSITISEASFVEISQTQWSVPGGFVSPSAVIAVVVLGVGIWLAHRSPFGRAVYALGGNEQSALMMGLPVGRTKLLVYGFSGFCAALAGLLFGFYMLSGYGLHAQGAELDAIAAVVIGGTMLSGGYGYVAGALSGVLVLGVIQTLIAFDGTLSSWWTKIVIGALLFLFCVVQRLLSRPVSPTA, encoded by the coding sequence ATGAACCGTTGGCTGCATCACCCGGCCTTCAGCGCCCAGGTCACCGTGGCCTTGCTGCTGCTGTTGCTGATCGCGGGCGGGATCCGCTATCCGGGCTTCGCGGCACCGCAGGTCATGCTCAATTTGCTGATCGACAACGCCTACCTGCTGGTGCTGGCGGTGGGCATGAGCCTGGTGATCCTGTCCGGCGGGATCGACCTGTCGGTGGGCGCGGTGCTGGCCCTGTCGACCACGGTTGCGGCCTGGCTGCTGCAGCAGGCGCAGTGGTCGGCGCCCGCCGTGATGGTGGTGGTGCTGGCCGGGGGCGCCTTGTTCGGCATGCTGCAGGGCGCACTGATCCACTTCTTCCGGCTGCAGCCCTTCATCGTGACGCTGGCCGGGATGTTCCTGGCTCGGGGCCTGTGCTATGTGATCAGCGTGGACTCGATCACCATCAGCGAAGCGAGCTTTGTCGAGATCTCCCAGACGCAGTGGTCGGTGCCGGGCGGCTTTGTGTCGCCGAGTGCGGTCATTGCCGTCGTGGTGCTGGGTGTGGGCATCTGGCTGGCGCACCGCAGCCCGTTCGGTCGCGCGGTCTATGCCTTGGGCGGCAATGAGCAGTCCGCCTTGATGATGGGGCTGCCGGTCGGCCGCACCAAGCTGCTGGTCTACGGCTTCAGCGGGTTCTGCGCCGCGCTGGCGGGGCTGCTGTTCGGGTTCTACATGCTGTCGGGCTACGGCCTGCATGCGCAGGGTGCCGAGCTGGACGCCATCGCCGCCGTGGTGATCGGCGGCACGATGCTCAGCGGCGGCTACGGCTATGTGGCGGGCGCGCTCTCAGGCGTGTTGGTGCTGGGGGTGATACAGACGCTGATCGCCTTCGACGGCACCCTCAGTTCCTGGTGGACCAAGATCGTCATCGGCGCCCTGCTCTTCCTGTTCTGCGTGGTGCAGCGCCTGCTGTCGCGGCCGGTGTCGCCCACGGCGTGA